A stretch of Triticum aestivum cultivar Chinese Spring chromosome 1D, IWGSC CS RefSeq v2.1, whole genome shotgun sequence DNA encodes these proteins:
- the LOC123183432 gene encoding uncharacterized protein — MSSSSFSKARFEGKGVGGGGAGRSISLAASRAKLAAATASAKKAAATTASGRGKGKGKAAKKVFSLTGQKFDIPEEREPLRIFYESLSKQIPSSDMAEFWLMEHGLLSPERAKKAYDRKLKRQQQIKSGTPIKSSNSNTVSKHNNNKPAETWKKPAPVVSSSSTARHNTDHTAAKAKRRVEYSSDDDDKEFIVKLKRPNFNSNSNSSSRGG, encoded by the exons AtgtcgtcctcctccttctccaaggCCAGATtcgag GGTAAAGGAGTAGGAGGCGGCGGAGCCGGGAGATCCATAtcgctggccgcctccagggccaaGCTCGCCGCGGCCACCGCCAGCGCCAAGAAAGCAGCTGCTACTACAGCTAGCGGGcggggcaagggcaagggcaaggccgcCAAGAAGGTCTTCTCCCTCACCGGCCAGAAGTTCGATATCCCAGAGGAG AGGGAGCCCCTTCGGATCTTCTACGAATCGCTCTCCAAGCAGATCCCATCCAGCGACATGGCCGAATTCTG GTTAATGGAGCATGGGCTGTTATCTCCGGAGAGAGCCAAGAAAGCCTATGACAGAAAGCTCAAACGGCAGCAGCAGATCAAATCAGGGACCCCGATCAAGTCGTCAAATTCCAACACTGTCAGCAAACACAACAACAACAAACCTGCAGAGACCTGGAAGAAACCGGCACCAGtggtttcttcttcttccacaGCGCGTCACAACACGGATCATACCGCCGCCAAGGCCAAGAGAAGAGTCGAGTacagcagcgacgacgacgacaaagaATTCATTGTCAAGCTCAAGAGACCCAAtttcaactccaactccaactccagtTCCAGGGGTGGCTGA